Proteins encoded by one window of Streptomyces sp. LX-29:
- a CDS encoding nucleotidyltransferase family protein, whose translation MAHGTHDTTVPGGSVAGLLLAAGGGRRLGGRPKALLTHRGRPLVEHAVRILRAGGCDPVQVVLGAAAAEVRARAELTGCRLVENQDWPSGMGSSLRTGLAALDKAAPEASAALVLLVDQPRIGAEAVARLLDAHRRGAGLAAACYDGERGHPVLIARAHWPEVAASAAGDRGARAFLRAHRGELTLVECADIAAPDDVDTPEDLTLLE comes from the coding sequence ATGGCACACGGGACCCATGACACGACGGTCCCCGGCGGATCCGTCGCCGGGCTGCTGCTGGCCGCCGGCGGGGGGCGCCGGCTGGGCGGCCGCCCCAAGGCGCTGCTGACGCACCGTGGACGGCCGCTGGTGGAGCACGCCGTACGGATCCTGCGGGCCGGTGGCTGCGATCCGGTGCAGGTGGTGCTCGGCGCGGCGGCGGCCGAGGTGCGAGCCCGCGCGGAACTGACGGGATGCCGACTGGTGGAGAACCAGGACTGGCCTTCGGGCATGGGCTCTTCGCTGCGCACGGGACTGGCCGCGCTCGACAAGGCGGCCCCCGAGGCGTCCGCGGCGCTGGTCCTGCTGGTGGACCAGCCGCGGATCGGCGCCGAGGCGGTGGCCCGGCTGCTCGACGCGCACCGGCGCGGCGCGGGCCTGGCGGCGGCCTGCTACGACGGGGAGCGCGGCCACCCGGTGCTGATCGCCCGCGCGCACTGGCCCGAGGTCGCGGCGAGCGCCGCCGGGGACCGTGGCGCCCGCGCGTTCCTCCGGGCGCACCGCGGGGAGTTGACGCTGGTCGAGTGCGCCGACATCGCCGCGCCGGACGACGTCGACACCCCGGAGGACCTCACGCTCCTGGAGTGA